One window of Camelina sativa cultivar DH55 chromosome 4, Cs, whole genome shotgun sequence genomic DNA carries:
- the LOC104782472 gene encoding uncharacterized protein LOC104782472 — protein MDSNGGFHEVEKDGKLFLVYHHPKYCSIPQIQTLTSSHDLLLQPLFLCPKIRCRKNVVHFSATFPLNSSPEYIFPTTTDSNDHHVMPLFWCNNKEFDVSGGCYRCHGSNFGTDYYFCEYCDQNFHKECVQSPLKIKHPYHPKHSLQLSFHHPQARTSECLCCGKRAKYMVYHCTICQAFMHPTCAMKPIPFVIDPPKKHVHPLTFFPRQTSLTCNVCGLLRKIHPTYVCLRCNFAVHIDCMSFPNFIKISRHKHRVSYIPSAPSREWFCGICRQSVNRDYGAYTCDKCSDYVVHPICATGKNVWDGKELEGVPEEGDLTQDLGPFNVISKGVILYFLHGHHLWLEVSLIYDENKVCQACVLPIYEGNFYVCMECEFILHEKCAQAPRRIQHALHPHPLTLKESNEHSICYFTCNACDCKCGGFVYECRTEGCTFNLDVRCASIVEPFDYKGHEDPLFLALDQEVKLICQVCKRTCEKQLNCIKCNYVVCFKCATLPYKARYKHDTHFLTVSCGEEVSEKDWCEVCERNLKDTRTKVFYWCNECFTTFHIECVFGEDPYMKLGQYFDYWGKIQILGKCKISRPLCDSCKKRCHGKIFKRGNSIACSLECMVPNLY, from the coding sequence ATGGATTCTAACGGTGGCTTTCATGAGGTGGAAAAAGATGGTAAACTATTTCTGGTATACCATCACCCAAAATATTGTTCCATACCCCAAATACAGACCCTAACCTCTTCCCAtgaccttcttcttcaacctcttttCTTATGCCCTAAGATACGATGTAGAAAAAACGTTGTCCATTTTTCAGCAACTTTCCCGCTAAATTCTTCCCCCGAATACATCTTTCCTACAACAACGGATTCTAATGATCATCATGTAATGCCTTTGTTCTGGTGCAATAATAAAGAATTTGATGTTAGCGGTGGGTGTTACAGATGTCATGGTTCAAATTTCGGCACAGACTATTACTTTTGTGAATACTGTGATCAAAATTTCCACAAGGAATGTGTTCAGTCTCCACTTAAAATCAAACATCCTTACCATCCTAAACATTCTCTCCAACTTTCCTTTCATCATCCTCAAGCTCGCACTAGTGAGTGTTTGTGTTGCGGAAAAAGAGCAAAATATATGGTTTATCATTGTACCATATGTCAGGCTTTTATGCATCCAACATGTGCGATGAAACCAATACCCTTTGTTATAGACCCACCAAAAAAACATGTCCATCCACTCACATTTTTCCCCAGACAAACTTCTTTAACTTGTAACGTTTGTGGTTTGTTGAGAAAAATTCATCCCACCTACGTTTGTCTCAGATGCAACTTTGCAGTTCATATTGATTGTATGAGTTTCCCAAACTTCATCAAGATATCACGTCACAAACATCGTGTCTCCTACATTCCTTCTGCTCCATCCAGAGAATGGTTTTGTGGAATTTGTCGTCAAAGTGTTAACCGTGATTATGGTGCATATACTTGTGACAAGTGTAGTGATTATGTTGTTCATCCAATATGTGCTACTGGGAAGAATGTGTGGGATGGAAAAGAACTCGAAGGTGTACCAGAAGAAGGTGATTTAACACAAGATCTTGGGCCGTTCAATGTGATATCGAAAGGAGTGatactttattttcttcatgGCCATCATCTTTGGCTTGAAGTCAGCCTAATTTATGACGAAAATAAGGTTTGTCAAGCATGTGTCCTTCCTATTTATGAAGGTAACTTCTATGTTTGTATGGAGTGTGAGTTTATCCTCCATGAAAAATGTGCTCAGGCTCCTCGTAGAATTCAACATGCATTACATCCTCATCCACTTACATTGAAAGAGTCCAATGAACATAGTATATGTTATTTTACATGCAATGCTTGTGATTGTAAATGTGGTGGCTTTGTCTATGAGTGTCGGACAGAGGGATGCACCTTCAATCTAGATGTAAGATGTGCTTCAATTGTTGAGCCGTTTGATTACAAAGGTCATGAAGATCCCTTGTTCCTAGCTTTAGACCAAGAAGTAAAACTCATATGTCAAGTATGCAAAAGAACTTGTGAAAAACAACTAAATTGCATCAAATGCaattatgttgtttgtttcaaGTGTGCTACTTTACCATACAAAGCAAGGTATAAACATGACACACACTTTCTCACAGTTTCATGTGGTGAAGAAGTAAGTGAGAAAGATTGGTGTGAGGTGTGCGAACGCAATCTAAAAGATACAAGAACAAAAGTGTTCTACTGGTGCAATGAGTGCTTCACCACTTTTCATATTGAATGCGTATTCGGAGAAGACCCATATATGAAGCTCGGACAATATTTTGACTATTGGGGGAAGATTCAAATTCTTGGCAAATGTAAAATCTCTCGACCACTATGCGATTCTTGCAAGAAACGTTGCCATGGGAAAATATTTAAGAGAGGCAACAGCATAGCATGTTCTCTGGAATGTATGGTTCCTAACCTTTATTAA
- the LOC104782470 gene encoding flocculation protein FLO11-like produces the protein MNRSFSAKESLLLDSAERQRQQLRASLMAEKDEELSMFLEMRRREKEQENLLLNNNPDEFDSPLGSKPGTSPVFNISSGAPPPRKTATPDDFLNSEGDKNDYEWLLTPPGTPLFPSLEMESHRTMMSQTGDAKSRPATLTSRLANSSTEPAARNHLTSRQQTSSPGLSSSSGASRRPSSSGGPGSRPATPTGRSSTLTTNSKSSRPSTPTSRATVSSTTRPSLTSSRSTVSASSKPTPMSRSTSLSSRLTPTTSKPTTSTTRSAGSATRSTPSTTTKSAGPSRSTTPLSRSTARSSTPTSRPTLPPSKTISRSSTPTRRPIASTSAATATAKPTISQIKPSSPAPAKPMPTPSKNPALSRAASPTVRSRPWKPSDMPGFSLETPPNLRTTLPERPLSATRGRPGAPSPRSGSVEPGGPPGGRPRRQSCSPSRGRAPMYSSGSSVPAVNRGYSRASDNVSPVMMGTKMVERVINMRKLAPPRSDDKGSPHGNLSAKSSSPDSAGFGRTLSKKSLDMAIRHMDIRRTIPGNLRPLMTNIPASSMYSVRSGHTRGRPMNVSDSSPLATSSNASSEISVCNNNGICLEASEKEDDAGSERGCRSPASLQGR, from the exons ATGAATCGAAGTTTTAGCGCGAAAGAGTCTCTATTGCTGGATTCAGCAGAGAGGCAAAGGCAACAACTTAGAGCTTCTTTGATGGCTGAGAAAGATGAAGAGCTTTCTATGTTTCTTGAGATGAGACGTCGTGAGAAAGAGCAGGAGAATCTTCTTCTTAACAACAACCCTGATGAGTTTGATTCTCCTTTag GTTCAAAGCCTGGAACTTCACCGGTTTTTAACATCTCAAGTGGGGCTCCACCGCCTCGGAAGACTGCTACTCCTGATGATTTTCTCAATTCTGAAGGCGATAAAAATGACTATGAATG gCTTCTGACCCCTCCAGGTACTCCTCTGTTTCCATCGCTGGAGATGGAATCACATAGGACTATGATGAGTCAGACTGGTGATGCAAAGAGTCGCCCGGCTACATTGACTTCTAGG CTGGCGAATTCCTCAACAGAGCCTGCTGCAAGGAACCATTTAACATCTAGGCAACAAACTTCTTCTCCTGGATTGAGCTCTTCCAGTGGAGCAAGTCGTAGACCTTCATCGTCTGGAGGACCTGGATCAAGACCTGCCACACCCACTGGAAGATCATCAACACTGACGACAAATTCAAAATCCTCAAGGCCTTCAACACCGACTTCGCGAGCCACCGTCTCCTCAACCACTCGACCTTCTTTGACTAGCTCTAGGTCCACAGTATCTGCATCGAGTAAGCCCACACCTATGAGTAGGTCAACAAGTTTATCATCTAGGCTCACACCTACTACATCTAAGCCGACTACTTCAACTACTAGATCTGCTGGTTCAGCCACTAGATCTACCCCCAGCACCACCACAAAATCTGCAGGTCCTTCAAGGTCTACAACACCTCTGTCAAGATCAACTGCCAGATCTTCAACACCAACCTCAAGACCCACACTTCCTCCGTCTAAAACCATATCAAGGTCATCTACACCAACTCGCCGTCCAATTGCTTCTACAAGTGCTGCAACTGCTACAGCAAAGCCAACAATATCCCAAATCAAGCCTTCTTCTCCAGCGCCAGCAAAGCCTATGCCAACACCATCTAAGAACCCTGCTTTATCTCGTGCAGCATCTCCTACAGTGAGGTCAAGACCATGGAAGCCATCAGACATGCCTGGTTTCTCATTAGAAACTCCTCCAAATCTAAGGACAACATTACCCGAAAGGCCACTTTCAGCAACAAGAGGCAGACCCGGAGCTCCAAGCCCTCGTTCTGGTTCTGTCGAGCCAGGGGGTCCTCCAGGAGGAAGACCAAGAAGGCAATCATGTTCACCATCAAGAGGAAGAGCACCAATGTACTCTAGTGGTAGCTCTGTTCCTGCGGTTAATCGTGGATATTCCAGAGCCAGTGACAATGTCAGTCCGGTGATGATGGGCACAAAAATGGTAGAGAGAGTAATAAACATGCGGAAACTTGCTCCTCCCAGATCAGATGACAAGGGTTCTCCTCATGGTAACTTGTCTGCAAAGTCTTCATCACCAGACAGTGCAGGATTTGGAAGAACGCTCTCCAAGAAGTCCCTTGATATGGCAATAAGGCATATG GATATACGTAGAACTATTCCAGGGAATCTGAGACCACTAATGACGAACATTCCAGCATCATCAATGTACAGTGTGAGGTCTGGACATACACGTGGTAGACCAATGAATGTTTCAGATTCTTCTCCACTAGCAACAAGCAGCAACGCTAGCTCGGAGATAAGTGTCTGCAACAACAATGGCATTTGCTTAGAGGCAAGTGAAAAGGAAGACGACGCAGGCAGCGAGAGAGGTTGCAGGTCCCCTGCAAGCTTACAAGGGAgatga
- the LOC104782474 gene encoding putative ABC1 protein At2g40090 isoform X1 encodes MASRSLWRTRSKLLVVGTALCGGSGAAFVASSEDPSTTLKLCTSIPVRLYRNTVTAASIAFDYEYSLLGLAEGSNERAKVKHEVHLRSAQKLQELCFKNGGIYIKLGQHIGQLEYLVPEEYVRTMRESMLNKCPVSSYEQVCEVFKKEVGEMPDKVFAEFDSVPIASASLAQVHVARTHDGKKVAVKVQHAHMTDTAAADTAAVGVLVNTLHRIFPSFDYRWLLDEMTESLPKELDFMVEAKNSEKCLDNFRKLSPHIAEYVYAPTIYWNLSTSKLLTMEFMDGAQVNDVAKIRKLGIQPYEVSKLVSQAFAEMMFKHGFVHCDPHAANLIVRPDPSGKRNIYGKRKPQLVLLDHGLYKELDFNTRFNYASLWKALVFSDAKAIKEHSTKLGAGDDLYVLFAGILTMRPWKQVIDTSVDHLVIRGSKEDVSELQMYASQYFSEISELLRRLPRVILLMLKTNDCLRSVNNELMQGSSLESFLIIGKVSSQAVLEAKRSEKKSLMKWLKVWLEGFSVEARLWVMQFALWLLQVRKSLTL; translated from the exons ATGGCGTCACGATCCTTATGGAGAACCCGTTCGAAGCTCCTCGTTGTCGGTACCGCTTTATGCGGTGGTTCCGGCGCAGCCTTCGTTGCTTCCTCCGAAGACCCATCAACCACGCTCAAGCTTTGCACCTCCATCCCCGTCCGTCTCTACCGCAATACCGTTACCGCCGCCTCTATAGCTTTTG ATTATGAATactcattgttgggtttggctGAGGGAAGTAATGAGAGGGCTAAGGTCAAACATGAAGTCCACCTGAGGTCAGCTCAAAAGCTTCAAGagctttgttttaaaaatggaGGAATCTATATCAAGCTTGGCCAGCATATAGGACAATTA GAATATCTTGTGCCTGAAGAGTATGTTCGTACTATGAGGGAGTCCATGTTGAACAAATGCCCTGTTTCTTCGTATGAGCAAGTATGTGAGGTGTTCAAGAAAGAGGTTGGAGAGATGCCAGACAAA GTATTTGCTGAGTTTGACTCTGTTCCAATTGCAAGTGCTTCCCTTGCTCAAGTTCATGTTGCTCGCACCCATGATGGAAAAAAAGTTGCTGTCAAG GTTCAACATGCGCACATGACAGACACTGCAGCTGCTGACACTGCGGCTGTGGGAGTTTTAGTGAATACCTTGCACCGGATATTCCCATCATTTGACTATAG GTGGTTGTTAGACGAAATGACTGAAAGCTTACCAAAG GAACTAGATTTTATGGTTGAGGCAAAAAACAGTGAGAAATGTCTGGATAATTTTAGGAAGCTGTCTCCCCATATTGCAGAGTATGTTTATGCGCCAACAATCTATTGGAATTTGAGTACCTCTAAGCTGTTGACAATGGAGTTCATGGATGGTGCTCAAGTGAACGATGTGGCTAAGATCAGAAAACTTGGAATCCAGCCCTATGAAGTGTCAAAGCTG gtgAGTCAAGCTTTTGCAGAAATGATGTTTAAACATGGGTTTGTGCATTGTGACCCACACGCTGCCAATTTGATTGTTCGTCCAGATCCTTCTGGTAAAAGGAACATCTATGGGAAGAGGAAACCACAGTTAGTGCTTCTTGACCATGGCTTGTACAAGGAGCTTGACTTCAACACAAGATTCAATTATGCCTCGCTATGGAAAGCATTGGTATTTTCGGATGCTAAAGCCATCAAAGAACACAGCACGAAACTAGGCGCTGGAGATGATCTCTATGTGCTATTCGCTGGGATTCTTACAATGAGACCATGGAAGCAAGTGATCGACACATCAGTGGATCATTTAGTCATCAGAGGCAGCAAAGAAGATGTATCAGAGCTGCAGATGTATGCATCACAGTACTTCTCCGAAATCTCAGAGCTTCTCAGGAGATTGCCACGGGTGATCCTCCTCATGCTGAAAACAAACGACTGTCTCAGGTCGGTAAacaatgaactaatgcaaggatCGTCTCTGGAGTCGTTCTTGATCATAGGGAAAGTATCTTCCCAAGCTGTTTTAGAGGCCAAAAGGTCTGAAAAGAAATCGTTGATGAAATGGCTTAAGGTATGGCTTGAAGGATTCTCAGTTGAAGCTAGGCTTTGGGTGATGCAATTTGCTCTTTGGCTCTTACAAGTCAGAAAATCCTTAACCCTATAG
- the LOC104782477 gene encoding protein yippee-like — protein sequence MGRLFVVNLEGKIYSCKHCKTHLATYEDIISKSFHCKNGKAYLFNKVANVSMGETEERLMMTGKHTVADIFCVSCGSIVGWRYETAHEKNQKYKEGKSVLERFKISGPDGSNYWVSSHGRHIGGSDADDA from the exons ATGGGGAGGTTGTTTGTGGTGAATCTTGAAGGGAAGATCTATAGCTGCAAACACTGTAAGACCCATCTTGCTACTTATGAAGACATTATCTCCAAg TCTTTTCACTGCAAGAATGGCAAAGCTTATCTCTTCAATAAGGT TGCCAATGTTTCAATGGGAGAGACTGAAGAAAGACTAATGATGACTGGAAAACATACTGTGGCTGACATTTTCTGTGTATCTTGTGGATCAATCGTTGGTTGGAGATAT GAGACTGCTCATGAGAAAAATCAGAAGTACAAAGAAGGAAAATCTGTTCTTGAAAG ATTTAAGATATCGGGTCCTGATGGGAGCAACTATTGGGTGAGTAGCCATGGAAGGCATATTGGTGGAAGTGATGCAGATGATGCTTGA
- the LOC104782476 gene encoding chlorophyll a-b binding protein CP29.3, chloroplastic-like isoform X1, producing MATTTAAAASGIFGIRIQDPRPGTGRVQARFGGFNFGKKEPAPPPKKSKPVQDGFGGFSFGKKKPAPPPKRSKQVQDDGDRLVWFPGANPPEWLDGSMIGDRGFDPFGLGKPAEYLQFDFDELDQNLAKNVAGDVIGVIQESSEIKATPFQPYTEVFGIQRFRECELIHGRWAMLGVLGALAVEGLTGIAWQDAGKVELVEGSSYLGQPLPFSLTTLIWIEVLVVGYIEFQRNAELEPEKRIYPGGYFDPLGLASDPEKSDTLKLAEIKHSRLAMVAFLIFALQAAFTGKGPISFLATFSS from the exons ATGGCTACTACCACTGCAGCAGCAGCCTCAGGTATCTTTGGGATCCGGATTCAAGATCCTAGACCTGGAACCGGTAGGGTCCAAGCCCGGTTTGGGGGGTTTAATTTCGGAAAAAAGGAACCTGCTCCACCCCCAAAGAAGTCAAAGCCGGTCCAAGACGGGTTTGGGGGGTTTAGTTTCGGGAAAAAGAAACCAGCTCCACCGCCAAAGAGGTCAAAGCAGGTCCAAGACGACGGAGACAGACTAGTCTGGTTCCCCGGCGCAAACCCGCCTGAATGGTTGGACGGATCGATGATCGGAGACCGTGGTTTCGACCCTTTCGGTTTAGGTAAACCGGCTGAGTATCTTCAGTTCGATTTCGACGAGCTTGACCAAAACCTTGCCAAGAACGTGGCGGGTGACGTCATCGGGGTCATCCAAGAGTCGTCGGAGATCAAAGCGACGCCGTTTCAACCGTACACTGAAGTCTTTGGGATCCAACGGTTCAGAGAATGTGAGCTGATCCATGGAAGGTGGGCCATGCTTGGTGTTCTTGGCGCCCTCGCCGTCGAGGGTCTCACCGGAATCGCATGGCAAGACGCCGGAAAG GTTGAATTGGTGGAAGGGTCGTCGTATTTGGGACAGCCATTGCCGTTCTCGTTGACGACGTTGATATGGATAGAGGTGTTAGTGGTCGGGTACATCGAGTTCCAACGTAACGCTGAGCTTGAACCGGAGAAACGGATTTACCCGGGTGGGTATTTTGACCCGCTGGGACTCGCGTCTGACCCAGAGAAGTCGGATACATTGAAGCTGGCGGAGATAAAGCACTCTCGTCTCGCCATGGTCGCATTTCTCATCTTTGCTCTTCAGGCGGCCTTTACAGGCAAAGGCCCCATCAGCTTCCTCGCCACCTTTAGCAGTTAA
- the LOC104782476 gene encoding chlorophyll a-b binding protein CP29.3, chloroplastic-like isoform X2, whose translation MATTTAAAASGIFGIRIQDPRPGTGRVQARFGGFNFGKKEPAPPPKKSKPVQDGFGGFSFGKKKPAPPPKRSKQVQDDGDRLVWFPGANPPEWLDGSMIGDRGFDPFGLGKPAEYLQFDFDELDQNLAKNVAGDVIGVIQESSEIKATPFQPYTEVFGIQRFRECELIHGRWAMLGVLGALAVEGLTGIAWQDAGKVELVEGSSYLGQPLPFSLTTLIWIEVLVVGYIEFQRNAELEPEKRIYPGGYFDPLGLASDPEKSDTLKLAEIKHSRLAMVAFLIFALQAAFTGKGPISFLATFSS comes from the exons ATGGCTACTACCACTGCAGCAGCAGCCTCAGGTATCTTTGGGATCCGGATTCAAG ATCCTAGACCTGGAACCGGTAGGGTCCAAGCCCGGTTTGGGGGGTTTAATTTCGGAAAAAAGGAACCTGCTCCACCCCCAAAGAAGTCAAAGCCGGTCCAAGACGGGTTTGGGGGGTTTAGTTTCGGGAAAAAGAAACCAGCTCCACCGCCAAAGAGGTCAAAGCAGGTCCAAGACGACGGAGACAGACTAGTCTGGTTCCCCGGCGCAAACCCGCCTGAATGGTTGGACGGATCGATGATCGGAGACCGTGGTTTCGACCCTTTCGGTTTAGGTAAACCGGCTGAGTATCTTCAGTTCGATTTCGACGAGCTTGACCAAAACCTTGCCAAGAACGTGGCGGGTGACGTCATCGGGGTCATCCAAGAGTCGTCGGAGATCAAAGCGACGCCGTTTCAACCGTACACTGAAGTCTTTGGGATCCAACGGTTCAGAGAATGTGAGCTGATCCATGGAAGGTGGGCCATGCTTGGTGTTCTTGGCGCCCTCGCCGTCGAGGGTCTCACCGGAATCGCATGGCAAGACGCCGGAAAG GTTGAATTGGTGGAAGGGTCGTCGTATTTGGGACAGCCATTGCCGTTCTCGTTGACGACGTTGATATGGATAGAGGTGTTAGTGGTCGGGTACATCGAGTTCCAACGTAACGCTGAGCTTGAACCGGAGAAACGGATTTACCCGGGTGGGTATTTTGACCCGCTGGGACTCGCGTCTGACCCAGAGAAGTCGGATACATTGAAGCTGGCGGAGATAAAGCACTCTCGTCTCGCCATGGTCGCATTTCTCATCTTTGCTCTTCAGGCGGCCTTTACAGGCAAAGGCCCCATCAGCTTCCTCGCCACCTTTAGCAGTTAA
- the LOC104782473 gene encoding uncharacterized protein LOC104782473 yields MEEIDAVPKPVVVDPPLYEEEAPPPPSATQRRLVVNAAGEENHLIQRIQRALAELRELRNQFNAILRELELQVGEDADQAESSVEDPEDSDDS; encoded by the exons ATGGAAGAGATTGATGCTGTTCCAAAACCAGTTGTTGTTGACCCTCCATTatacgaagaagaagctcctcctcctccttcggCTACTCAGCGCCGGCTGGTGGTGAACGCCGCCGGTGAAGAGAACCATCTCATTCAGAGGATTCAGAGAGCTCTTGCGGAACTGCGTGAGTTGAGGAATCAGTTTAATGCCATTCTAAGGGAACTAGAACTCCAAG TAGGAGAAGACGCAGATCAAGCGGAGTCATCAGTGGAGGATCCAGAAGACTCTGATGATTCTTAG
- the LOC104782478 gene encoding uncharacterized protein LOC104782478, giving the protein MESFFILRCFFFFFFFFFNGSFAAGGRLWSIREMSEMAGYGEHKLSSVVITGSVLCNTPVSGATVAIKCHTGFKKRSKWVKGVTDDSGEFVIHLPSHLHAIPQLEKACFVKPIHVPKHYHRCYHPFYKSNTHKGIKLLSSRNGFRVYSTGTIRLHGHSSKTSFQPHKTDM; this is encoded by the exons ATGGAGAGCTTCTTCATCCTccgttgcttcttcttcttcttcttcttcttcttcaatggatCATTTGCTGCTGGAGGCAGGTTATGGAGTATAAGGGAGATGTCGGAGATGGCTGGTTATGGGGAACACAAACTCTCCTCTGTAGTTATAACCGGTTCTGTTCTTTGCAACACCCCTGTTTCAG GTGCAACTGTTGCTATTAAGTGTCACACTGGATTCAAAAAGAGATCAAAATGGGTAAAAGGTGTTACTGATGACTCTGGAGAATTTGTCATTCATCTTCCTTCTCATCTACACGCAATTCCGCAACTCGAAAAGGCTTGTTTCGTCAAACCAATACATGTGCCTAAGCACTATCACAGATGTTATCACCCTTTCTACAAATCCAATACACACAAAGGCATCAAACTCCTTTCCTCAAGAAACGGCTTCCGTGTGTACTCCACAGGGACGATCAGGCTACATGGACACAGTTCAAAAACATCATTCCAACCTCATAAAACCGACATGTAA
- the LOC104782474 gene encoding putative ABC1 protein At2g40090 isoform X2 yields MRESMLNKCPVSSYEQVCEVFKKEVGEMPDKVFAEFDSVPIASASLAQVHVARTHDGKKVAVKVQHAHMTDTAAADTAAVGVLVNTLHRIFPSFDYRWLLDEMTESLPKELDFMVEAKNSEKCLDNFRKLSPHIAEYVYAPTIYWNLSTSKLLTMEFMDGAQVNDVAKIRKLGIQPYEVSKLVSQAFAEMMFKHGFVHCDPHAANLIVRPDPSGKRNIYGKRKPQLVLLDHGLYKELDFNTRFNYASLWKALVFSDAKAIKEHSTKLGAGDDLYVLFAGILTMRPWKQVIDTSVDHLVIRGSKEDVSELQMYASQYFSEISELLRRLPRVILLMLKTNDCLRSVNNELMQGSSLESFLIIGKVSSQAVLEAKRSEKKSLMKWLKVWLEGFSVEARLWVMQFALWLLQVRKSLTL; encoded by the exons ATGAGGGAGTCCATGTTGAACAAATGCCCTGTTTCTTCGTATGAGCAAGTATGTGAGGTGTTCAAGAAAGAGGTTGGAGAGATGCCAGACAAA GTATTTGCTGAGTTTGACTCTGTTCCAATTGCAAGTGCTTCCCTTGCTCAAGTTCATGTTGCTCGCACCCATGATGGAAAAAAAGTTGCTGTCAAG GTTCAACATGCGCACATGACAGACACTGCAGCTGCTGACACTGCGGCTGTGGGAGTTTTAGTGAATACCTTGCACCGGATATTCCCATCATTTGACTATAG GTGGTTGTTAGACGAAATGACTGAAAGCTTACCAAAG GAACTAGATTTTATGGTTGAGGCAAAAAACAGTGAGAAATGTCTGGATAATTTTAGGAAGCTGTCTCCCCATATTGCAGAGTATGTTTATGCGCCAACAATCTATTGGAATTTGAGTACCTCTAAGCTGTTGACAATGGAGTTCATGGATGGTGCTCAAGTGAACGATGTGGCTAAGATCAGAAAACTTGGAATCCAGCCCTATGAAGTGTCAAAGCTG gtgAGTCAAGCTTTTGCAGAAATGATGTTTAAACATGGGTTTGTGCATTGTGACCCACACGCTGCCAATTTGATTGTTCGTCCAGATCCTTCTGGTAAAAGGAACATCTATGGGAAGAGGAAACCACAGTTAGTGCTTCTTGACCATGGCTTGTACAAGGAGCTTGACTTCAACACAAGATTCAATTATGCCTCGCTATGGAAAGCATTGGTATTTTCGGATGCTAAAGCCATCAAAGAACACAGCACGAAACTAGGCGCTGGAGATGATCTCTATGTGCTATTCGCTGGGATTCTTACAATGAGACCATGGAAGCAAGTGATCGACACATCAGTGGATCATTTAGTCATCAGAGGCAGCAAAGAAGATGTATCAGAGCTGCAGATGTATGCATCACAGTACTTCTCCGAAATCTCAGAGCTTCTCAGGAGATTGCCACGGGTGATCCTCCTCATGCTGAAAACAAACGACTGTCTCAGGTCGGTAAacaatgaactaatgcaaggatCGTCTCTGGAGTCGTTCTTGATCATAGGGAAAGTATCTTCCCAAGCTGTTTTAGAGGCCAAAAGGTCTGAAAAGAAATCGTTGATGAAATGGCTTAAGGTATGGCTTGAAGGATTCTCAGTTGAAGCTAGGCTTTGGGTGATGCAATTTGCTCTTTGGCTCTTACAAGTCAGAAAATCCTTAACCCTATAG
- the LOC104782471 gene encoding protein EARLY FLOWERING 4: MKRNGDTKRRRNVAEEAEHGGEDPAMWENLDRNFRQVQSVLDRNRSLIQQVNDNHQSRMADNMSKNVALIQELNGNISKVVNMYSDLNTSFASGFGKNGHDGGGAAGTRA, from the coding sequence atgaagAGGAACGGCGATACGAAACGGCGGAGGAACGTGGCGGAGGAAGCAGAGCATGGAGGAGAAGATCCGGCGATGTGGGAGAATCTTGACCGGAATTTCAGACAAGTGCAATCAGTTCTGGACAGAAACAGGTCGCTCATCCAACAAGTCAACGACAATCATCAATCGCGGATGGCTGATAACATGTCGAAAAACGTGGCTTTGATTCAAGAACTCAACGGAAACATCTCGAAGGTTGTCAACATGTATTCTGATCTCAACACTAGTTTTGCTTCGGGGTTTGGAAAGAACGGCCACGACGGTGGTGGCGCTGCCGGAACCAGAGCTTGA
- the LOC104782475 gene encoding uncharacterized protein LOC104782475 yields the protein MGFSKEEISKSRKLSSSLWRGIKTVFVLFTMFLSFLLVSAPIFLAVADALLPSALLHRLSSPVNLSSHLTNYDFRHSLIDIPLISIIRSAVILCVYGLCDGPKLSRGPYLTITMICSVSSLIYVSLKAAFVFGEPQIGDGGGSYFRAAEVALFLCSSVLAIGHIVVAYRTSCRERKKLLVFKIDIEAVSACKNVYPRYQKILQQERLQ from the exons ATGGGTTTTAGCAAAGAAGAGATTAGTAAAAGCAGAAAGCTTTCGTCATCTCTATGGAGAGGAATCAAAACTGTATTCGTTTTGTTCACAATGTTCCTTTCTTTTCTCCTCGTCTCTGCTCCGATCTTTCTCGCCGTCGCCGATGCTCTCCTCCCTTCTGCTCTCCTCCACCGTCTCTCTTCGCCGGTTAATCTCTCTTCTCATCTCACCAACTACGATTTCCGTCACTCTCTCATCGATATACCCTTAATCTCAATCATTAGATCCGCCGTTATACTCT GTGTTTATGGACTCTGTGACGGACCAAAACTATCTAGAGGACCGTATCTGACAATAACAATGATATGCTCAGTCTCGTCTCTAATCTACGTTTCGTTAAAAGCGGCGTTTGTGTTCGGCGAGCCACAGATCGGAGACGGCGGAGGAAGCTACTTCAGAGCGGCGGAAGTAGCTCTGTTCCTATGCTCCTCTGTTTTAGCAATAGGTCACATCGTTGTAGCGTATCGAACAAGTtgtagagaaagaaaaaagcttcTCGTCTTCAAAATCGACATTGAAGCT GTTTCGGCTTGTAAAAACGTGTACCCGAGATATCAAAAGATCCTACAACAAGAGAGACTCCAATAG